A DNA window from Sporosarcina sp. ANT_H38 contains the following coding sequences:
- a CDS encoding bifunctional 2',3'-cyclic-nucleotide 2'-phosphodiesterase/3'-nucleotidase — MSLLKKTGMWIVVLALTLSGLTFATQANAATKTQDVTRGEYISAIVKALEFKLSDGETLEFTDVDAKLAPYVEAAQKMGLIKGASSTTFKPNQKLTREHAFLIASRAIKSEEIFSTDLLDKFKDKSSFKTDELVELSRSVGLGLLQGFEDGTAKPQKIVTKVQVAKIIDRLLSAYKVEPPTNSVSLRILGTSDLHTNFVNYDYYQDKASNEVGLAKTAVLIEQARAENPNNLLFDNGDLIQGTPLGGYKVTVDKLEKGELHPALAALESLNFDASTLGNHEFNYGLDYLDLVLEEASFPVLNANVYDAKTKNNRYTPYAIFDKEVVDGLGEAHTLKVGVIGVVAPGIVRWDRALLDGKVTVEDAANTVEKFIPEMKGQGADIIVVLSHSGMGDEIHTVDEDDVTYQISQLDGVDAILTGHNHAVFPGDFGDLKNIDMEQGTVNGTPVVMPGKFGSHLGIIDLELKKSGDQWAVIKGKGAVREIDKKSDKVVQKVIDAVKEAHEGTIKYVRSPVGKTTAPINSYFSLVKDDPSIQLVTNAQKWFVEDKIKGTKYEKLPVLSSGAPFKAGGRNGANYYTEIPTGEIAIKNVADLYVFDNTLFALVMTGADVKEWLEMSAGQFNQIDPSSKENQNLINEEFRTYNFDVIDGVTYEFDVTQPAKYDYAGKTINDSSNRVVNLKYDGKPIDPKQEFIVVTNNYRASGDFPGVRSATDSIDYAYENRQVIMDYMIDVGTIDPSADSNWAFAPLNESINVTFETSSKAKEFIQEGKGIEYLSLTKDGFAEFSLKQQ; from the coding sequence ATGTCTTTATTGAAAAAGACGGGTATGTGGATTGTCGTTCTTGCACTCACATTAAGTGGATTAACGTTTGCAACTCAAGCGAACGCTGCTACGAAGACGCAAGATGTGACCCGGGGTGAATATATCTCAGCGATCGTTAAAGCACTTGAATTTAAACTAAGTGACGGCGAGACACTTGAATTTACAGATGTAGATGCAAAATTGGCGCCTTACGTGGAAGCAGCACAGAAAATGGGTCTTATAAAAGGGGCTAGTTCAACAACTTTCAAGCCTAATCAGAAACTGACACGCGAGCATGCATTCCTGATTGCGTCCCGGGCCATTAAGTCAGAAGAAATTTTCTCTACTGATCTACTTGATAAATTCAAAGACAAAAGTTCATTTAAGACAGATGAACTTGTGGAACTTTCAAGAAGTGTCGGACTTGGTTTGTTACAAGGATTTGAGGATGGCACGGCCAAACCTCAGAAGATCGTAACAAAAGTACAAGTTGCTAAAATTATTGATCGTTTGTTAAGTGCATATAAAGTTGAACCGCCAACGAATTCGGTTTCACTGCGTATTTTAGGTACATCTGATTTGCATACGAACTTTGTTAACTATGATTATTACCAGGACAAAGCGTCGAATGAAGTCGGACTTGCTAAAACAGCGGTTTTGATCGAACAAGCACGTGCAGAAAATCCGAACAATCTGTTGTTTGATAACGGAGATTTAATCCAAGGTACACCTCTTGGCGGTTATAAAGTAACAGTGGACAAGCTCGAGAAAGGTGAACTTCACCCGGCACTTGCTGCCCTTGAGTCACTTAATTTTGATGCGAGTACATTAGGCAATCATGAGTTCAACTATGGTCTGGACTATTTGGATTTGGTATTGGAGGAAGCGTCATTCCCGGTTTTGAATGCCAATGTCTATGATGCAAAAACGAAGAATAATCGCTACACACCTTACGCTATTTTCGATAAAGAAGTTGTTGATGGATTAGGCGAGGCACATACATTGAAAGTTGGCGTTATCGGAGTTGTTGCACCGGGAATCGTTCGTTGGGACCGTGCACTGCTTGATGGTAAAGTGACTGTAGAAGATGCAGCGAATACAGTTGAGAAATTCATCCCCGAGATGAAGGGCCAAGGTGCTGATATTATTGTGGTCTTATCTCACTCAGGAATGGGAGATGAAATCCATACTGTTGATGAAGATGATGTAACTTATCAAATTTCCCAACTCGATGGTGTAGACGCAATTTTAACAGGTCATAACCACGCAGTATTCCCAGGAGATTTTGGGGATCTTAAAAATATTGATATGGAACAGGGAACAGTAAACGGAACACCTGTCGTTATGCCGGGTAAATTTGGCAGTCACTTGGGTATCATTGATCTTGAACTTAAAAAATCAGGCGATCAATGGGCTGTTATCAAAGGCAAAGGTGCAGTGCGTGAAATTGATAAAAAATCAGACAAAGTTGTTCAAAAGGTAATTGATGCAGTAAAAGAAGCACATGAAGGAACAATCAAGTATGTGCGTAGTCCAGTCGGCAAAACAACGGCACCAATCAATAGTTACTTTTCTCTTGTGAAAGACGATCCTTCGATTCAACTCGTAACAAATGCACAAAAATGGTTCGTTGAAGATAAGATTAAAGGCACTAAATACGAGAAACTGCCTGTCCTATCATCTGGTGCCCCATTCAAAGCAGGTGGTCGTAATGGTGCAAACTATTACACTGAAATTCCAACAGGTGAAATAGCCATTAAAAACGTGGCAGACCTTTATGTATTCGACAATACATTGTTCGCACTCGTTATGACAGGAGCAGATGTGAAGGAATGGCTTGAAATGTCGGCAGGTCAATTCAACCAAATTGACCCGTCATCTAAAGAAAATCAGAATTTGATCAATGAAGAATTCCGTACGTATAATTTCGACGTTATCGATGGCGTCACATATGAATTTGACGTCACGCAACCTGCTAAATATGATTACGCTGGAAAAACGATTAATGACTCATCTAACCGAGTTGTCAATTTGAAGTATGATGGAAAACCGATTGATCCGAAACAAGAATTTATCGTAGTTACAAATAACTACCGTGCAAGCGGAGATTTCCCAGGTGTACGTAGTGCTACAGATTCAATCGATTATGCTTATGAAAACCGCCAAGTAATCATGGATTACATGATTGATGTAGGAACAATCGACCCGTCAGCAGATAGTAACTGGGCGTTCGCACCATTGAATGAAAGTATCAATGTTACATTTGAAACGTCTAGTAAAGCGAAAGAATTCATTCAAGAAGGAAAAGGTATTGAATACCTTTCTCTGACGAAAGATGGATTTGCGGAATTTTCATTGAAACAGCAGTGA
- a CDS encoding ABC transporter substrate-binding protein — translation MLKSSIFWLLILSLAVLTACTNSDNDTDEEEAETSKPATSEGTVTEDEKVSIEFWHAMSGTGQVSLDSIVKGFNDSQDKYEVVAEFQGTYEESLTKLRGVGGTKDAPAITQVFEVGTKYMIDSGYIEPIQSFIDKDNYDLSQLEENILNYYKVDGELYSMPFNSSTPVMVYNKDAFNEAGLDPEKAPETFSEVIDAAAKLKKGEMYGFSMLTYGWFFEQLVATQGGLYVNEDNGRSGDATEALFNGPEGLNVFNFLDTMNKAGTFGNFGTNWDDIRAAFASGKVAMYMDSSAGVAGAITTAPFDVGVAYIPHADEVERNGVVIGGASLWMSKGIAEKEQEAAWEFMKYLTTPEVQAQWHLDTGYFAINPKAYDEENVKAKWAEFPQYKVTVDQLQDTVPGLATQGALISVFPESRQQVVTALENLYQGKAPKEVLDQAAEGTNRAMEIANKTKK, via the coding sequence ATGTTGAAATCATCAATTTTCTGGCTTCTTATTTTGAGTTTAGCGGTTCTCACAGCGTGTACGAATAGCGATAATGATACAGATGAAGAAGAGGCGGAAACGTCAAAACCAGCAACAAGCGAAGGAACAGTAACAGAGGATGAGAAAGTGTCCATTGAATTTTGGCATGCGATGTCCGGCACGGGGCAGGTATCACTCGATTCAATCGTCAAAGGTTTTAATGACTCACAGGATAAGTATGAAGTTGTAGCCGAATTCCAAGGGACTTATGAAGAATCACTGACAAAACTACGTGGTGTCGGGGGTACAAAAGACGCGCCAGCCATTACACAGGTGTTTGAAGTCGGCACAAAGTATATGATAGACAGCGGATATATTGAGCCAATACAGTCGTTCATCGACAAAGATAATTATGATTTATCACAACTCGAAGAAAATATTTTAAATTACTATAAAGTCGACGGAGAACTCTATTCAATGCCATTCAACTCATCGACTCCGGTAATGGTCTACAACAAAGATGCATTCAATGAAGCAGGACTTGATCCTGAAAAAGCACCCGAAACGTTTTCAGAGGTAATCGATGCGGCAGCAAAACTGAAAAAGGGTGAGATGTATGGATTCTCCATGTTGACGTATGGTTGGTTCTTCGAACAGCTCGTAGCAACGCAAGGTGGATTATATGTCAATGAAGACAATGGACGTTCAGGTGACGCAACAGAAGCACTCTTTAACGGACCAGAAGGACTTAACGTCTTTAACTTTTTGGATACTATGAATAAAGCCGGTACATTCGGTAACTTCGGAACGAACTGGGATGACATTCGCGCAGCATTTGCATCCGGAAAAGTCGCTATGTACATGGATTCATCAGCAGGAGTAGCAGGTGCCATCACGACAGCGCCATTTGACGTAGGGGTTGCCTATATCCCACATGCGGATGAAGTGGAGCGAAATGGTGTTGTTATTGGCGGTGCTTCACTTTGGATGTCCAAAGGAATCGCTGAGAAAGAACAAGAAGCGGCATGGGAGTTCATGAAATATTTAACAACGCCAGAAGTGCAGGCACAATGGCATTTGGATACAGGCTATTTCGCCATTAATCCAAAGGCCTATGATGAAGAGAACGTAAAAGCGAAGTGGGCAGAATTCCCGCAGTACAAAGTAACTGTAGATCAGTTGCAAGACACGGTACCAGGCCTGGCGACACAAGGTGCGCTAATTTCAGTCTTCCCGGAATCACGCCAGCAGGTTGTCACTGCGTTAGAAAATCTCTATCAAGGAAAAGCCCCAAAAGAAGTACTTGATCAGGCGGCTGAAGGAACAAATCGTGCAATGGAAATCGCCAACAAAACGAAGAAATAG
- a CDS encoding carbohydrate ABC transporter permease, giving the protein MTTSLPKKIWIYFLLIVTSFLVFFPVMYAFLISFMTGPELLQGKFLPQSFSLDNYIKVFDRLPLLNYLLNSFIVSISVMLGQLAVCSLAAYAFVFIQFKGRDFIFFLFISTMMIPWEATMIPNKFTIQKLDWLNTYQGLTLPFFALAFGTFLLRQHFKTIPKELHEASQIAGLSKFAFFRRVILPVSKTSLVTLGAYGFLTTWNMYLWPLLITTNKSVRTVQIGLKQLQSQETGTEWGVVMAGVIVVIIPTLLLLFIGQKQLQKGLSQGALK; this is encoded by the coding sequence ATGACAACAAGCCTTCCTAAAAAGATTTGGATCTACTTCCTGCTAATTGTTACGTCATTTCTTGTATTCTTTCCAGTTATGTATGCGTTCTTGATTTCATTTATGACTGGACCAGAGCTATTACAGGGGAAGTTTCTACCGCAGTCATTTAGTTTGGATAACTATATTAAAGTATTTGATAGGTTGCCATTGTTGAATTATTTATTGAACAGTTTCATCGTTTCCATAAGCGTCATGCTGGGGCAACTGGCGGTGTGTAGTCTTGCTGCTTATGCGTTCGTTTTCATCCAGTTCAAAGGGCGTGACTTCATCTTTTTCCTGTTCATATCAACAATGATGATCCCGTGGGAAGCAACAATGATTCCAAACAAATTCACAATCCAAAAACTTGATTGGCTCAATACGTATCAAGGACTGACGCTGCCATTTTTCGCACTGGCGTTTGGAACGTTCCTGCTAAGACAACATTTCAAAACGATACCGAAAGAGTTGCACGAAGCGTCTCAAATTGCGGGCTTAAGTAAATTCGCCTTTTTCCGACGTGTGATTCTACCAGTTTCGAAAACGAGTTTGGTCACGCTTGGTGCTTATGGTTTTTTGACGACATGGAATATGTATTTATGGCCGTTGCTTATTACGACAAATAAGTCCGTGAGAACCGTTCAAATTGGTTTGAAGCAATTACAGTCGCAAGAAACGGGAACAGAATGGGGGGTGGTTATGGCAGGTGTAATCGTAGTCATTATTCCGACATTATTATTGTTATTTATCGGACAAAAGCAGTTGCAGAAAGGGTTGTCTCAAGGTGCGTTAAAATAA
- a CDS encoding carbohydrate ABC transporter permease translates to MTTLEKPGIWRKTVNGRTALLYLLPSILLFSVFVFYPMFRTIYLSFFLTDQNGDAAIWVGFENYTYLLESTAFINSMKATGLFVLYTVPIGIVLALFFALLASEKLKGIGFFRTVYSSTMGISVAASSVIWLFMFNPSMGMFNRMLSLLNLPQIQWLLDPEWALLSVSISTIWMNIGFSFLILLGGLQNIDEHLYESSRIDGAGYFYRLRRITLPMLSPTLFFIITISLINAFQSFGQIDILTQGGPSASTNLIVYSIYREAFINYQFGTASAQAVTLFIIILIVTILQFKLGERRVHYQ, encoded by the coding sequence ATGACTACGCTTGAAAAGCCCGGAATCTGGAGAAAGACGGTGAATGGCAGAACCGCGCTTCTTTATTTACTGCCATCAATACTTCTTTTTTCAGTATTTGTCTTCTACCCAATGTTTAGAACAATTTACTTAAGTTTTTTCTTAACTGACCAAAATGGTGACGCCGCGATATGGGTAGGTTTTGAAAACTATACTTATTTACTAGAGTCCACAGCATTTATCAACAGTATGAAAGCAACAGGGTTGTTTGTCTTATACACAGTGCCAATTGGTATCGTCTTAGCGCTATTCTTCGCCTTATTAGCAAGTGAAAAGCTGAAAGGGATCGGATTCTTTCGAACAGTGTATTCGTCGACAATGGGAATATCTGTAGCTGCTTCATCCGTGATCTGGTTATTCATGTTTAATCCGAGTATGGGGATGTTCAACCGGATGCTGAGCTTGCTGAATTTGCCACAAATACAGTGGTTGCTCGATCCGGAATGGGCACTTCTATCTGTCTCCATTTCGACGATTTGGATGAACATTGGCTTTTCGTTTCTCATTTTACTCGGAGGGTTACAAAATATTGATGAGCATCTTTATGAAAGTTCCAGGATAGATGGGGCAGGATACTTTTACCGATTACGTCGAATTACACTTCCGATGTTGTCGCCAACTTTGTTTTTCATCATTACTATTTCGCTCATTAATGCGTTCCAGTCGTTCGGACAGATTGATATTTTGACGCAAGGAGGTCCGTCGGCGTCGACGAATCTTATTGTTTACTCCATTTATCGTGAAGCCTTCATCAATTATCAGTTTGGAACAGCAAGTGCACAGGCAGTCACTTTGTTTATCATTATTCTAATTGTAACGATTCTTCAATTTAAACTAGGAGAAAGGAGGGTTCATTACCAATGA
- a CDS encoding ABC transporter ATP-binding protein gives MKKVELINVSKSYDKQIDVISNIDVTIEPGEFFVLVGPSGCGKSTMLRMIAGLENITSGTLKIGDQVANHLSPDKRDLSMVFQNYALYPHLTVQQNITFGLDVKKVKKAIQRERAAEVAKMLGLTDYLKRKPRELSGGQRQRVALARAIVSESPICLMDEPLSNLDAKLRAHMRTEIRRIQRKLGITMIYVTHDQVEAMTMGDRIMILHEGEIQQVGKPIDIYNNPANPFVATFIGSPPMNLAYADADKKASAIVIGDILRLPVPSEEIIDIPEYQLIAGIRPEHLRPALKETPEEDKLYVTVTNVEVLGNETVFSFKLGTNEWMAKWSGQWHIDIGDSIPILIDYGAFCLFEARTGDLIKKPTDLGNIVFGKEVLV, from the coding sequence GTGAAAAAAGTAGAACTTATTAACGTTTCGAAGTCTTACGATAAACAAATAGACGTTATTTCCAATATAGACGTAACCATCGAACCTGGCGAATTTTTTGTCCTTGTCGGTCCATCCGGTTGTGGGAAAAGTACAATGCTACGGATGATTGCGGGTCTTGAGAATATTACGAGTGGTACGCTTAAAATCGGTGATCAGGTTGCCAATCATTTATCACCCGATAAGCGTGACCTTTCCATGGTATTCCAAAACTATGCGCTCTATCCACATTTGACAGTTCAACAAAATATTACATTTGGGCTCGATGTGAAAAAAGTGAAGAAAGCTATACAGCGAGAAAGGGCTGCAGAAGTGGCTAAAATGTTGGGGCTCACCGATTACTTAAAAAGAAAGCCACGCGAACTGTCGGGTGGTCAGCGTCAGCGAGTGGCGCTTGCTCGTGCAATTGTGAGTGAATCGCCGATTTGCCTTATGGATGAACCGTTATCCAATTTGGATGCGAAATTGCGGGCTCATATGCGTACGGAAATCAGACGGATCCAGCGAAAGCTTGGTATTACAATGATTTATGTGACGCATGACCAAGTTGAGGCGATGACGATGGGGGACCGTATTATGATCCTTCATGAAGGGGAAATCCAACAAGTTGGAAAACCGATTGATATTTACAACAATCCCGCCAATCCATTTGTCGCCACGTTCATCGGTTCACCGCCAATGAATTTAGCGTATGCCGATGCCGATAAAAAAGCATCAGCAATCGTCATTGGAGATATACTGCGTTTGCCGGTACCTTCTGAGGAAATCATTGATATTCCCGAGTACCAACTTATTGCGGGCATCCGACCGGAACATTTAAGACCGGCATTAAAAGAAACTCCAGAAGAGGATAAGCTGTATGTTACCGTAACGAACGTAGAAGTTTTGGGCAATGAAACCGTGTTTTCATTCAAATTAGGCACGAATGAATGGATGGCAAAATGGAGTGGACAATGGCATATCGATATTGGTGATTCGATTCCAATCCTTATTGACTACGGTGCATTTTGTCTCTTTGAAGCTAGAACGGGAGACTTAATCAAAAAGCCGACGGACCTTGGAAACATCGTATTCGGCAAAGAGGTGCTAGTATGA
- a CDS encoding glycerophosphodiester phosphodiesterase family protein: MKKRTLLLLLLLSFGCMKLYAERPSLPDDEFLVIAHRGASAYAPPHTLAAYELAVQMGSDYIELDLHMTKDGKLVALHDSYLTFQDNEQAIADVTFNELQLYLPGEEFNETNPRYASPIYKQLRIIELEDILLHFGDSVNYYIEMKSPNKYSGIEEELVRQLRANNLLSSDDVLPKVIIQSFSESSLKNIFDMEPSIPLIKLYSFDKEAHLSKKKVRQLLKYASGVGLNVDSVTKEFIESMHKEGLDVHPFTVNDEETIRKLIELGADGVFTDKPDIAVRVKYEESSLDAH, translated from the coding sequence ATGAAAAAAAGGACGCTACTGCTCTTACTTTTATTATCATTTGGTTGCATGAAGCTCTATGCTGAACGTCCTTCTTTACCTGATGATGAATTCCTCGTCATCGCTCACCGTGGGGCATCCGCCTATGCACCTCCTCACACGTTAGCCGCCTATGAGTTAGCTGTGCAGATGGGTTCAGACTATATCGAACTTGATTTACATATGACAAAGGACGGAAAACTTGTTGCGTTGCATGACTCCTACTTAACATTTCAGGATAATGAACAAGCTATTGCTGATGTGACGTTTAACGAACTTCAACTTTATTTGCCCGGTGAAGAATTTAACGAAACGAATCCTCGGTATGCTTCTCCTATTTATAAGCAATTGCGCATTATTGAATTGGAGGACATCCTGCTCCATTTTGGCGATTCGGTCAATTATTATATCGAGATGAAATCACCCAATAAGTATTCAGGTATTGAAGAAGAACTAGTGCGGCAGCTTCGGGCCAATAATCTTCTTTCTAGTGATGATGTACTACCAAAAGTGATCATTCAATCATTCAGCGAAAGTAGTTTGAAGAACATATTCGACATGGAACCGTCCATTCCGCTTATCAAATTATATTCATTCGATAAGGAAGCTCATCTTTCAAAAAAGAAAGTACGGCAACTCCTAAAGTATGCATCAGGTGTAGGTTTGAACGTAGATTCAGTGACAAAGGAATTTATCGAATCGATGCATAAAGAAGGCTTGGACGTCCATCCTTTTACCGTCAACGATGAAGAAACAATACGTAAACTTATAGAACTTGGAGCAGATGGCGTGTTCACTGATAAACCTGATATCGCCGTTCGTGTAAAATATGAAGAAAGCAGTTTGGATGCCCATTAG
- a CDS encoding class I adenylate-forming enzyme family protein, with translation MYIAEKLKVTSEAHPERVITSFNGKDTSYGDFYRKAENLARHFQDLGYVKDDILAFCLLNSDSFLICYYACQIGGFTALPINTKLTAPEMNYILAHSEAKGLIYDERLAMVFNLLEGKLPALQHKLVTNHQFEAIIDGEQRHAEQRESLDADTAVVFYTSGTTGRPKGVMLTNRNIAAAAEIWSESMEMDHNDRVHIVAPLFHCAASHVFSIPVIYRGGMVIIEEAFSPEATIRTMEQQRATIFFGVPAMYSILLNTPSLEKSDLSNLRLFCYGAAPMPYELVKKVKALFPDVNVQNLYGQTENSPGATTLKDQYALSKIGSVGKPLPQTEIQVMDELGRPLPAGQVGEIAVKGPQVMKGYLRNEEETARTIKDGWMYSGDLGRFDEDGLLYIVDRKKDMIIRGGENVYPVEVEEVLYAIPEVLEAAVVGIPHEIYGEVVKACIVLKEENMLSEQAVIDFCKSQLASFKIPAVIEFLASLPRNASGKVLKTILRDPVNIQ, from the coding sequence ATGTATATTGCAGAGAAACTGAAGGTTACTTCCGAAGCACATCCAGAAAGAGTTATTACATCGTTTAATGGAAAAGATACTTCATACGGAGATTTCTATCGTAAAGCTGAGAATCTAGCAAGGCATTTTCAAGATTTAGGATATGTGAAAGATGATATTTTAGCATTCTGTCTATTGAATTCAGATTCCTTTTTAATATGTTACTATGCATGCCAAATAGGTGGATTTACAGCGCTACCGATTAATACGAAATTGACTGCACCTGAAATGAACTATATTTTAGCGCATTCAGAAGCGAAAGGGCTCATTTATGATGAGCGGCTGGCAATGGTGTTTAATTTACTCGAAGGTAAGTTGCCAGCATTACAACATAAATTGGTCACTAATCATCAATTCGAAGCTATTATTGACGGTGAACAGCGTCATGCAGAACAACGGGAATCACTCGATGCTGATACAGCGGTTGTCTTTTACACATCTGGCACAACTGGCCGACCAAAAGGCGTTATGTTGACTAACAGAAACATTGCGGCAGCCGCTGAAATATGGAGTGAATCGATGGAGATGGACCACAATGATCGAGTGCATATCGTGGCGCCGCTTTTTCACTGTGCGGCAAGTCATGTATTTAGCATACCCGTCATTTACAGAGGTGGAATGGTCATCATTGAAGAAGCGTTTTCTCCTGAAGCAACAATTCGAACGATGGAGCAACAACGCGCGACGATATTTTTCGGAGTGCCGGCCATGTACAGCATTCTTTTGAATACGCCGTCACTGGAAAAATCGGATTTATCCAATTTGAGACTGTTCTGTTATGGCGCGGCACCAATGCCTTATGAACTTGTGAAAAAAGTGAAAGCGTTGTTCCCAGATGTCAATGTACAAAACTTGTATGGGCAGACGGAAAACTCACCTGGAGCGACGACGCTAAAAGATCAATATGCATTGTCGAAAATCGGTTCTGTAGGCAAACCATTGCCGCAAACTGAAATACAGGTAATGGATGAGTTAGGTAGACCGCTTCCAGCGGGTCAAGTAGGTGAAATTGCTGTAAAAGGTCCTCAAGTGATGAAAGGGTATTTGAGAAATGAAGAAGAAACCGCACGAACGATAAAAGATGGCTGGATGTACAGTGGTGATCTCGGTCGTTTTGATGAAGACGGTCTGCTTTATATTGTGGACAGAAAAAAGGATATGATTATCCGCGGGGGAGAAAATGTATATCCGGTAGAAGTGGAAGAAGTCTTGTATGCCATTCCGGAGGTACTTGAAGCAGCAGTCGTTGGCATTCCTCACGAAATATACGGAGAGGTAGTGAAAGCGTGCATCGTATTGAAAGAAGAGAATATGCTTTCTGAACAAGCAGTCATCGATTTTTGTAAAAGCCAGCTAGCTTCCTTCAAAATTCCAGCTGTTATCGAATTTCTCGCTTCACTCCCGAGGAACGCCAGTGGGAAAGTGTTGAAAACGATACTCCGAGATCCAGTCAACATTCAATGA
- the pcp gene encoding pyroglutamyl-peptidase I: MKTLLLTGFEPFLKFTVNPTMKIVEELHGKVIGNYKIHSEVLTVDFQSSGEQLLTHIEALKPDAVLSLGLAGGRYKMTPERIAINVKDGEPDNNGNTPVDEEIQAQGEAGYMSTLPVRAMVDRLLEEGLPAEVSNTAGTYLCNNVMYEGLHYAATQRPTMKSGFLHIPASHELAIEHGKIPSWSHEDLKKGVTVCIEVLAADES, translated from the coding sequence ATGAAAACACTATTACTTACAGGGTTTGAACCCTTTTTAAAATTCACCGTTAATCCGACAATGAAAATCGTTGAAGAACTACATGGCAAAGTGATTGGCAATTACAAAATTCACAGTGAAGTGTTGACGGTAGACTTCCAATCATCTGGCGAGCAACTCCTTACGCATATTGAAGCGCTAAAACCAGATGCAGTGCTTTCATTGGGGCTTGCAGGGGGCCGTTATAAAATGACGCCTGAACGGATTGCGATTAATGTAAAAGACGGCGAGCCCGATAATAATGGCAATACGCCCGTCGATGAAGAGATTCAAGCGCAAGGTGAAGCGGGGTATATGTCAACGCTGCCAGTCCGCGCGATGGTGGACCGGTTACTAGAAGAAGGACTGCCAGCTGAAGTTTCAAACACTGCAGGTACATATCTATGCAACAATGTTATGTATGAAGGACTCCATTACGCGGCCACACAACGACCAACGATGAAATCGGGTTTTCTTCATATACCTGCTTCGCACGAATTGGCGATTGAGCACGGAAAAATTCCAAGCTGGTCACATGAAGATTTGAAAAAAGGCGTCACCGTATGCATCGAAGTGCTAGCTGCTGATGAATCATAA